Proteins encoded together in one Pyxidicoccus trucidator window:
- a CDS encoding HlyD family secretion protein, giving the protein MRRAVVLFVVLVGALGALLGFRILRDRRAAEGPSGGSGVVEGTAVDVRARINARVVARHVEEGARVDKGALLVTLDCTEQEAGLAETEARLAMARAQADAARAGALAAGRNSEAVAAQATGSQAQIASLADQQGLAQRQADRMEKLGTATTEAALDHARAQAASLEQQLTAARHSSTAAGRQARAAVEQERASQQQAESARRSVEAAEATLRRARISVSECELHAPMSGTVETLVLEPGELALPGAVVARLVDTRRPKATFYLPNAELASAWPGQEATVRADAYPDRTFPARVVTVAREAAFTPRNVQTRSDRDRLVYPVEVHIDAPDGLLLPGMPVEISLSDASTRAVAEQR; this is encoded by the coding sequence ATGCGACGTGCCGTCGTGTTGTTCGTGGTCCTGGTGGGCGCGCTCGGCGCCCTGCTGGGCTTCCGCATCCTGAGAGACCGCCGGGCCGCGGAGGGGCCGTCCGGGGGCTCGGGCGTGGTGGAGGGTACGGCGGTGGATGTGCGCGCCCGCATCAACGCCCGCGTGGTGGCGCGGCACGTGGAGGAAGGCGCCCGGGTGGACAAGGGAGCGCTGCTCGTCACCCTGGACTGCACCGAGCAGGAGGCGGGCCTCGCGGAGACGGAGGCACGGCTGGCCATGGCCCGAGCGCAAGCGGACGCGGCGCGGGCCGGCGCCCTGGCCGCCGGCCGCAACAGCGAGGCCGTCGCCGCGCAGGCCACCGGCAGCCAGGCGCAGATTGCCTCGCTGGCGGACCAGCAGGGGCTCGCGCAGCGGCAGGCGGACCGTATGGAAAAGCTGGGGACGGCGACCACGGAGGCGGCGCTGGACCACGCGCGCGCCCAGGCCGCGTCGCTGGAGCAGCAGCTCACCGCCGCCCGGCACTCCAGCACGGCCGCCGGGCGCCAGGCCCGCGCCGCCGTGGAGCAGGAGCGCGCGAGCCAGCAGCAGGCCGAGTCCGCCCGCCGCTCGGTGGAGGCCGCCGAGGCCACGCTGCGCCGCGCTCGCATCTCCGTGTCGGAGTGCGAGCTGCACGCGCCCATGTCGGGCACGGTGGAGACGCTGGTGCTGGAGCCGGGCGAGCTGGCCCTGCCGGGCGCGGTGGTGGCGCGGCTGGTGGACACGCGCCGGCCCAAGGCCACCTTCTACCTGCCCAACGCGGAGCTGGCCTCGGCCTGGCCCGGCCAGGAGGCCACGGTGCGCGCGGACGCGTACCCGGACCGCACCTTCCCCGCCCGCGTCGTCACCGTGGCGCGCGAGGCGGCCTTCACTCCTCGCAACGTGCAGACGCGCAGCGACAGGGACCGGCTCGTGTACCCCGTCGAGGTGCACATCGACGCGCCCGACGGGCTGCTGCTCCCGGGCATGCCGGTGGAAATCTCCCTGAGCGACGCGTCCACGCGGGCCGTCGCGGAGCAGCGGTGA
- a CDS encoding CocE/NonD family hydrolase produces MHSVSRSLAALLLFSFAGPALAQTAAPAPKAPYGWSSERAERVRSRFTKFEYRIPMRDGTRLFTAVYVPVDAAPGKRYPILMVRTPYTVAPYGTDRYPSALAPTEAFEKEGFIFVFQDVRGRHMSEGEFVNVRPHNPKKAGPKDIDESTDTFDTIDWLVKRVPNNNGRVGQWGISYPGFYTSAGAIDSHPALKAVSPQAPIADWFWDDMHRHGAFNLSLAFNFFSVFGQPRPQPTDAEEWSPYDLGTPDAYDFFLDLGPLRNADTKHLKGEVSFWKDVVAHPNYDGFWQARNLLPHLKNIKAAVLTVGGWYDTEDLYGPLRTYAAIEKQNPGTANTLIMGPWRHGGWQGTDGSELGNAEFGFKTSETYQELALTFFKHHLKGGDKPDLAEALMFETGANRWRRFDTWPPKGLRETRLYFQPKGGLTFKAPTGAAASFAEYVSDPAKPVPYTQEVTAGWSKDYMTEDQRFASRRPDVLVFETEPLERDMTVAGPLEAELWVSTTGTDADWVVKLVDVNPGKPRGWKKGDAEKGLKNRGAQQTLVRGEPFRGRFRDSYSEPKPFKPGEVTKVRFVINDVFHTFQRGHKVMIHVQSSWFPFIDRNPQTFVPNIFDAKDEDFTRAFHRVYHSAAHPSAIKVGVLPSADE; encoded by the coding sequence ATGCACTCCGTGTCCCGCAGCCTCGCGGCACTCCTGCTGTTCTCCTTCGCCGGCCCGGCGCTGGCGCAGACGGCAGCCCCGGCCCCGAAGGCGCCCTACGGTTGGTCCTCCGAGCGCGCCGAGCGCGTCCGCTCGCGCTTCACCAAGTTCGAGTACCGCATCCCCATGCGGGACGGCACGCGGCTGTTCACCGCGGTCTACGTCCCGGTCGACGCGGCCCCGGGCAAGCGCTACCCCATCCTCATGGTGCGCACGCCCTACACCGTGGCGCCGTACGGGACGGACCGGTACCCGAGCGCGCTGGCGCCCACCGAGGCCTTCGAGAAGGAGGGCTTCATCTTCGTGTTCCAGGACGTGCGCGGCCGCCACATGTCCGAGGGCGAGTTCGTCAACGTGCGCCCGCACAACCCGAAGAAGGCCGGGCCGAAGGACATCGACGAGAGCACCGACACGTTCGACACCATCGACTGGCTGGTGAAGCGCGTGCCGAACAACAACGGCCGCGTGGGGCAGTGGGGCATCTCCTATCCCGGCTTCTACACGTCCGCGGGCGCCATCGACTCGCACCCGGCGCTCAAGGCGGTGTCTCCCCAGGCTCCCATCGCGGACTGGTTCTGGGACGACATGCACCGGCACGGGGCCTTCAACCTGTCGCTCGCGTTCAACTTCTTCTCGGTGTTCGGCCAGCCCCGCCCGCAGCCCACGGACGCGGAGGAGTGGTCGCCGTATGACCTGGGCACGCCGGATGCCTACGACTTCTTCCTGGACCTGGGGCCGCTGCGCAACGCGGATACGAAGCACCTCAAGGGCGAGGTCTCCTTCTGGAAGGACGTTGTCGCGCACCCCAACTACGACGGCTTCTGGCAGGCGCGGAACTTGTTGCCGCACCTGAAGAACATCAAGGCGGCGGTGCTGACGGTGGGCGGCTGGTACGACACGGAGGACCTGTACGGGCCCCTGCGCACCTACGCGGCGATTGAGAAGCAGAACCCGGGCACGGCCAACACGCTCATCATGGGCCCGTGGCGGCACGGGGGCTGGCAGGGCACGGACGGCTCGGAGCTGGGCAACGCGGAGTTCGGCTTCAAGACGAGCGAGACGTACCAGGAGCTGGCGCTGACGTTCTTCAAGCACCACCTCAAGGGCGGGGACAAGCCGGACCTGGCGGAGGCGCTGATGTTCGAGACGGGCGCCAACCGCTGGCGGCGCTTCGACACGTGGCCTCCCAAGGGGCTGCGCGAGACGCGGCTCTACTTCCAGCCGAAGGGCGGCCTGACGTTCAAGGCGCCCACGGGCGCGGCGGCGTCCTTCGCCGAGTACGTGAGCGACCCGGCCAAGCCGGTGCCGTACACGCAGGAGGTGACGGCGGGCTGGAGCAAGGACTACATGACGGAGGACCAGCGCTTCGCGTCGCGCCGGCCGGACGTGCTGGTGTTCGAGACGGAGCCGCTGGAACGGGACATGACGGTGGCTGGCCCGCTGGAGGCGGAGCTGTGGGTGTCTACCACCGGCACGGACGCGGACTGGGTGGTGAAGCTGGTGGACGTGAATCCGGGCAAGCCGCGCGGGTGGAAGAAGGGCGACGCCGAGAAGGGGCTGAAGAACCGCGGCGCCCAGCAGACGCTGGTGCGCGGCGAGCCGTTCCGCGGTCGCTTCCGGGACAGCTACAGCGAGCCGAAGCCCTTCAAGCCGGGCGAGGTGACGAAGGTGCGCTTCGTCATCAACGACGTGTTCCACACCTTCCAGCGCGGGCACAAGGTGATGATCCACGTCCAGTCGAGCTGGTTCCCGTTCATCGACCGCAACCCGCAGACCTTCGTCCCCAACATCTTCGACGCGAAGGACGAGGACTTCACCCGGGCGTTCCACCGCGTCTACCACTCGGCGGCGCACCCCAGCGCCATCAAGGTCGGCGTGCTGCCCTCGGCGGACGAGTAG
- a CDS encoding response regulator: MPETTSPRPSSAQVSILLVDDLPANLFALECILAPTGYRLVRAASGQEALRRVLDEDFAAILLDLRLGDMTGAEVLSLLRERERSRRIPVMLLSGVDGDDPGLQAAFARGAVDYLRKPLDSEVLRAKVALLVELSQTREALRRQEQRVRELTSQLQEARRELQSSKGLPPE; the protein is encoded by the coding sequence GTGCCCGAGACAACGTCCCCACGCCCCTCCTCCGCGCAGGTGAGCATCCTGCTCGTCGACGACCTTCCCGCGAACCTGTTCGCGCTGGAGTGCATCCTCGCCCCCACGGGGTACCGGCTGGTCCGCGCCGCCTCCGGACAGGAGGCACTCCGCCGCGTGCTGGACGAGGACTTCGCGGCCATCCTCCTGGACCTGCGCCTGGGGGACATGACGGGCGCCGAGGTGCTGTCGCTGCTGCGCGAGCGGGAGCGCAGCCGACGCATCCCCGTCATGCTCCTCTCCGGCGTGGACGGAGACGACCCGGGGCTGCAGGCGGCCTTTGCCAGAGGCGCGGTGGACTACCTGCGCAAGCCCCTGGATTCCGAGGTGCTGCGCGCGAAGGTGGCCCTGCTCGTGGAGCTGTCCCAAACCCGGGAAGCCCTGCGGCGGCAGGAGCAACGTGTGCGCGAGCTCACCTCCCAGCTCCAAGAGGCCCGACGCGAGCTCCAGTCTTCGAAGGGACTGCCTCCGGAGTGA
- a CDS encoding sigma-54-dependent transcriptional regulator: MPVEPDAARESLAVLVVDDDAGVRFTLRETLRSLPGVTVDVAEDGEVALTKLAARPYELVITDLRMPRVDGMELVRRLHGQPRAPRVIVVTAHGSERFAVEAVKAGAYDYFRKPFDVDELLAVVTRALEAVRLRDENERLAGELNLSRSLVFVSEPMRRLAQLVQRAGSRDVTVLITGESGTGKERVAEALVRASPRADRPYLRFNCAALTEELAEAELFGHSKGAFTGAHRVRQGLFREADGGTLLLDEVGELAPPLQAKLLRVLQEGEVRPVGEDRPVKVDVRILAATHRDLRRRAAEGTFREDLYYRLNVVQLRVPPLRERPEDIPVLARMFLDRFAGRFHTGPLKVPEGFFDTLRALPWPGNVRELENSLESLVALSSEGELDLGLLPVADAPAPGTTEGGSPAGGFALNAGSGGEAQDGAPGAGLKERVEAYERGLILDALRLAGGNRSEASRRLGIGRATLHDKLRKYGLDGAPDEGG; encoded by the coding sequence ATGCCGGTTGAGCCTGACGCCGCGCGGGAGTCCCTCGCCGTGCTGGTGGTGGATGACGACGCCGGGGTGCGCTTCACGCTGCGCGAGACGCTCCGGAGCCTGCCGGGCGTCACGGTGGACGTGGCCGAGGACGGCGAGGTGGCGCTGACGAAGCTGGCGGCGCGGCCGTACGAGCTGGTCATCACCGACCTGCGCATGCCTCGCGTCGACGGAATGGAGCTGGTGAGGCGGCTGCACGGGCAACCCCGGGCGCCGCGGGTCATCGTCGTCACCGCGCATGGCTCGGAGCGCTTCGCGGTGGAGGCGGTGAAGGCGGGGGCCTACGACTACTTCCGCAAGCCCTTCGACGTGGACGAGCTGCTGGCCGTGGTCACCCGCGCGCTGGAGGCGGTGCGGCTGCGGGACGAGAACGAGCGGCTCGCGGGCGAGCTGAACCTGTCCCGCTCGCTGGTGTTCGTCTCGGAGCCCATGAGGCGCCTGGCGCAGCTCGTCCAGCGCGCGGGCTCGCGGGACGTGACGGTGCTGATTACGGGCGAGAGCGGCACGGGCAAGGAGCGGGTGGCGGAGGCGCTGGTGCGGGCCTCGCCGCGCGCGGACCGGCCCTACCTGCGCTTCAACTGCGCGGCGCTCACGGAGGAGCTGGCGGAGGCGGAGCTGTTCGGCCATTCCAAGGGGGCGTTCACCGGCGCCCACCGCGTGCGGCAGGGCCTCTTCCGCGAGGCGGACGGCGGCACGCTGCTGCTGGACGAGGTGGGAGAGCTGGCCCCGCCGCTCCAGGCCAAGCTGCTGCGCGTGCTGCAGGAAGGCGAGGTGCGGCCCGTGGGTGAGGACCGGCCCGTCAAGGTGGACGTGCGAATCCTCGCGGCCACGCACAGGGACTTGCGCCGCCGGGCCGCGGAGGGAACGTTCCGCGAGGACCTCTACTACCGCCTCAACGTGGTGCAGCTCCGGGTGCCGCCGCTGCGCGAGCGCCCCGAGGACATCCCCGTCCTGGCCCGCATGTTCCTGGACCGCTTCGCCGGCCGCTTCCACACCGGGCCCCTCAAGGTGCCCGAGGGCTTCTTCGACACGCTCCGCGCCCTCCCGTGGCCGGGCAACGTGCGCGAGCTGGAGAACTCGCTGGAGAGCCTCGTGGCCCTCTCCAGCGAAGGGGAGCTGGACCTGGGCCTGCTGCCCGTAGCCGACGCGCCGGCCCCTGGCACCACGGAAGGGGGGAGCCCGGCGGGAGGCTTCGCCCTGAATGCGGGCTCCGGTGGCGAGGCACAGGACGGCGCGCCCGGCGCCGGGCTCAAGGAGCGCGTGGAGGCGTACGAGCGGGGCCTCATCCTGGATGCGCTGCGCCTCGCCGGGGGCAACCGGAGCGAGGCCTCGCGGCGGCTGGGCATCGGCCGGGCCACGCTGCACGACAAGCTGCGCAAGTACGGGCTGGACGGGGCTCCGGACGAGGGCGGGTAG
- the rtcA gene encoding RNA 3'-terminal phosphate cyclase, which yields MTGTEGPASGPVELDGSDGEGGGQILRSALSLSLITGRPFHITRLREKRDPPGLRPQHLACVRGAEDLSGGSSEGAAVGASELTFTPGSVRARDYLVEVGTAGSTPLLFQCLVYPLALAGGGLLTLRGGTHLPHSPSFHYLANVWQPVARAYGLPVQLTMPHAGFYPEGAGEIVADVGPPQEPPLLVELPARGMLREVRVSSFTGGLPFTIAERQSRAAVAALRERGILAEAENRPLPVTRSVGTVTFVLAQFEHTIAGFTALGERGRPAEEVGREAAVALTDFMETGGALDEHLADQILLPAALLAAGRLGPATPGTTRFTAARITDHLTTHARVVERFLPVRVSVDASGAVEVRPA from the coding sequence ATGACCGGCACGGAGGGGCCCGCGAGCGGCCCGGTGGAGCTCGATGGGAGCGACGGCGAGGGAGGAGGGCAGATCCTCCGCTCGGCGCTGTCGCTGTCGCTCATCACCGGCCGGCCCTTCCACATCACCCGGCTGCGCGAGAAGCGAGACCCGCCCGGCCTCCGTCCCCAGCACCTGGCCTGCGTGCGCGGCGCTGAAGACCTGAGCGGAGGCTCCAGCGAGGGCGCGGCCGTGGGCGCCTCGGAGCTCACCTTCACCCCTGGCTCCGTGCGCGCGCGTGACTACCTGGTGGAGGTGGGCACCGCCGGCAGCACGCCGCTGCTGTTCCAGTGCCTCGTCTACCCGCTGGCCCTGGCCGGCGGAGGGCTGCTCACCCTGCGCGGCGGCACGCACCTGCCGCACAGCCCCAGCTTCCACTACCTCGCCAACGTCTGGCAGCCGGTGGCCCGCGCCTATGGCCTGCCCGTGCAGCTCACGATGCCGCATGCCGGCTTCTACCCGGAGGGCGCGGGGGAGATCGTCGCCGACGTGGGCCCCCCGCAGGAGCCGCCACTCCTGGTGGAGCTGCCCGCGCGAGGCATGCTGCGCGAGGTGCGCGTGTCCTCTTTCACCGGGGGGCTGCCCTTCACCATCGCCGAGCGCCAGTCCCGCGCCGCCGTGGCCGCCCTGCGCGAGCGCGGCATCCTCGCCGAGGCGGAGAACCGGCCGCTGCCCGTCACCCGCTCGGTGGGCACCGTCACCTTCGTGCTCGCGCAGTTCGAGCACACCATCGCCGGCTTCACCGCGCTGGGGGAGCGGGGCCGCCCCGCCGAGGAGGTGGGGCGCGAGGCCGCCGTGGCCCTGACGGACTTCATGGAGACCGGGGGCGCCCTGGACGAGCACCTCGCCGATCAGATCCTCTTGCCCGCCGCGCTGCTGGCCGCCGGACGCCTGGGGCCGGCCACGCCGGGCACCACGCGCTTCACGGCGGCGCGCATCACCGACCACCTCACCACCCACGCACGCGTCGTGGAGCGCTTCCTCCCCGTTCGCGTCAGTGTGGACGCGAGCGGTGCGGTGGAGGTTCGCCCGGCCTGA
- a CDS encoding sensor histidine kinase, whose protein sequence is MDSRTRRSFDDIQLKHISRIFGRMVVLRAYVGGVLMVVVAGMAAMDAAPWRLTWLSVQVAAALTFFFYELRRYRREGVTARSVPINMLLGTLFQQLLVTGTGGLASPLLPMVLPLAFVSATVLPRVWHLRLFAVELAALTLMAAPQLAGWLPMLPLSFLGEPSRPMMFAIAGAMLLFILMINAVGVAVRTTFDDMLGDALAQRDELLATHRTYARALEAMSGEIAHELKNPLATVKGLTQLMVREAGRAQPTERLEVLSSEVVRMQGILEEFLNFSRPLVPLSVSAVDLAALCDEALVLHEGLAAQGDVRLERVGQGPVNAVCDPRKVKQVVMNLLHNSIEASPPGGRVVLEVGATPSGEARVSVIDQGPGLPPQVAGRAFEAGVTTKAKGSGLGLTVARALARQHGGDVTLENGTKGGCVAELVLPRELSAETLAPVRSREVAHAG, encoded by the coding sequence ATGGACTCGCGGACGCGGCGCAGCTTCGACGACATCCAGCTCAAGCACATCAGCCGCATCTTCGGCCGCATGGTGGTGCTGCGCGCGTACGTGGGCGGCGTGCTGATGGTGGTCGTGGCGGGGATGGCGGCGATGGACGCGGCGCCGTGGCGGCTGACCTGGCTGAGCGTGCAGGTGGCGGCCGCCCTCACGTTCTTCTTCTACGAGCTGCGCCGCTATCGCCGCGAGGGCGTCACGGCGCGCAGCGTGCCCATCAACATGCTGTTGGGCACGCTGTTCCAGCAGCTCCTGGTGACGGGGACGGGGGGGCTCGCCAGCCCGCTCCTACCGATGGTCCTTCCCCTGGCCTTCGTGAGCGCTACCGTTCTGCCCCGGGTCTGGCACCTGCGGCTGTTCGCCGTGGAGCTCGCGGCGCTGACGTTGATGGCGGCCCCCCAGCTCGCGGGCTGGCTGCCCATGCTCCCACTTTCCTTCCTGGGAGAACCCTCCCGGCCCATGATGTTCGCCATCGCGGGGGCGATGCTCCTGTTCATCCTCATGATCAACGCGGTGGGCGTCGCCGTCCGCACCACCTTCGATGACATGCTCGGCGACGCGCTCGCGCAGCGGGACGAGCTGCTGGCCACGCACCGCACGTACGCGCGCGCGCTGGAGGCCATGTCGGGCGAAATCGCCCATGAGCTGAAGAACCCGCTGGCCACCGTGAAGGGGCTCACCCAGCTCATGGTGCGCGAGGCCGGCCGGGCCCAGCCCACCGAGCGCCTGGAGGTCCTGTCGAGCGAGGTGGTGCGCATGCAGGGCATCCTGGAGGAGTTCCTCAACTTCTCCCGGCCCCTCGTCCCGCTGTCGGTGAGCGCGGTCGACCTGGCGGCGCTGTGCGACGAGGCGCTGGTGCTGCACGAGGGGCTCGCCGCCCAGGGTGACGTCCGGCTGGAGCGCGTGGGGCAGGGCCCGGTGAACGCGGTCTGCGACCCGCGCAAGGTGAAGCAGGTGGTGATGAACCTGCTCCACAACTCCATCGAGGCCAGCCCTCCGGGTGGACGGGTGGTGCTGGAGGTGGGCGCCACGCCCTCGGGCGAGGCACGGGTGTCCGTGATTGACCAGGGGCCGGGCCTGCCGCCGCAGGTGGCCGGGCGTGCCTTCGAGGCTGGCGTCACCACCAAGGCCAAGGGCTCCGGGCTGGGGCTGACGGTGGCACGCGCGCTGGCGCGCCAGCACGGCGGAGACGTCACCCTGGAGAACGGAACGAAGGGCGGGTGTGTGGCGGAGCTGGTGCTGCCCCGGGAGCTGTCCGCGGAGACGCTGGCGCCCGTGCGCTCGCGCGAGGTGGCCCATGCCGGTTGA
- a CDS encoding ABC transporter ATP-binding protein encodes MSAAIEVEHLTRRFGAFTAVNDVSFTVGAGEIFGYLGANGAGKSTTIRMLCGLLKPTGGHARVAGHDVESESERVKAGIGYMSQRFSLYLDLTVRANLEFFASAYGAHGRELERRISELLERMQLTGIQDEVTGSLPGGMQQRVALASSVMHRPRIVFLDEPTAGVDPIQRRSFWALIRELAAGGTTVFVTTHYMDEAEYCARIGIMVDGKLVALDTPDGLKRTHAPGRVLEVRGPHLAPALDALRGEPGVLDVSRFGSGATVRVDPERLPPEALERWLRARGVDPLEVEESAPTLDDVFLALTAGAQRGGD; translated from the coding sequence ATGAGCGCGGCCATCGAGGTGGAGCACCTGACGCGGCGCTTCGGCGCCTTCACCGCGGTGAACGACGTGAGCTTCACCGTGGGGGCCGGCGAAATCTTCGGCTACCTGGGGGCGAATGGCGCCGGCAAGTCCACCACCATCCGCATGCTGTGCGGGCTGCTGAAGCCCACGGGCGGCCACGCGCGGGTCGCGGGCCACGACGTGGAAAGCGAGTCGGAGCGTGTGAAGGCGGGCATCGGCTACATGTCCCAGCGCTTCTCGCTGTACCTGGACCTGACGGTCCGCGCCAACCTGGAGTTCTTCGCCTCGGCGTACGGCGCCCATGGCCGAGAGCTGGAGCGGCGCATCAGCGAGCTGCTGGAGCGGATGCAGCTCACCGGCATCCAGGATGAAGTGACGGGCTCACTGCCGGGAGGCATGCAGCAGCGCGTGGCGCTGGCCAGCTCGGTGATGCACCGGCCGCGCATCGTCTTCCTGGACGAGCCCACCGCGGGCGTGGACCCGATTCAGCGCCGCTCCTTCTGGGCCCTCATCCGCGAGCTGGCCGCGGGCGGCACCACCGTCTTCGTCACCACGCACTACATGGACGAGGCGGAGTACTGCGCCCGCATCGGCATCATGGTGGACGGGAAGCTGGTGGCGCTGGACACGCCGGACGGGCTGAAGCGCACGCACGCGCCGGGCCGGGTGTTGGAGGTGCGAGGCCCCCACCTGGCACCCGCGCTGGACGCGCTGCGCGGCGAGCCCGGCGTGCTGGACGTGAGCCGCTTCGGCTCGGGGGCGACGGTGCGGGTGGACCCGGAGCGGCTGCCCCCGGAGGCGCTGGAGCGCTGGCTGCGGGCGCGCGGAGTGGACCCGCTGGAGGTGGAGGAGTCCGCGCCCACGCTGGACGACGTCTTCCTGGCGCTCACGGCCGGGGCCCAGCGAGGGGGGGACTGA
- a CDS encoding ABC transporter ATP-binding protein: MGAAPGGDALPDVALEDVRRSFGATQALRGVSLAVARGEVYGLVGPDGAGKTTAIRLMSGLLRPDAGHVRMLGEDPTHPRTQVREGLGLVPQRNTLYGDLSVDENLRFFARLFGLSKEDFAERRERLLDITRLGRFTERRADALSGGMYKKLALACALLHRPRVLLLDEPTNGVDPVSRRELWELLYTLVHDGMTLVVSTPYMDEAARCHRVGLLYAGELIAEGGPRELTRQHGVAASNFEAVFLALVERRNGGRAA, translated from the coding sequence ATGGGCGCGGCGCCTGGAGGGGACGCGCTCCCGGACGTCGCGCTCGAGGACGTCCGGCGGAGCTTCGGCGCCACCCAGGCCCTGCGGGGCGTGTCGCTGGCGGTAGCCCGGGGCGAGGTATACGGCCTGGTGGGCCCGGACGGCGCGGGGAAGACGACGGCCATCCGGCTGATGTCGGGCCTGCTGCGCCCGGACGCGGGCCACGTGCGGATGCTGGGCGAGGACCCGACCCACCCCCGCACCCAGGTGCGAGAGGGACTGGGCCTGGTGCCGCAGCGGAACACGCTCTACGGAGACCTGAGCGTGGATGAGAACCTCCGCTTCTTCGCGCGCCTGTTCGGCCTGTCGAAGGAGGACTTCGCCGAGCGGCGGGAGCGGCTGCTGGACATCACCCGGCTGGGACGCTTCACGGAGCGGCGGGCGGACGCGCTGTCGGGCGGCATGTACAAGAAGCTGGCGCTGGCGTGTGCCCTGCTCCACCGGCCGCGCGTGCTGCTGCTGGACGAGCCCACCAACGGCGTGGACCCGGTGAGCCGCCGCGAGCTGTGGGAGCTGCTCTACACCCTGGTCCACGACGGCATGACGCTGGTGGTGTCCACGCCGTACATGGACGAGGCGGCGCGCTGCCACCGCGTGGGGCTGCTGTACGCGGGTGAGCTCATCGCCGAGGGCGGCCCCCGGGAGCTGACGCGCCAGCACGGCGTGGCGGCGTCCAACTTCGAGGCGGTGTTCCTGGCCCTCGTCGAGCGGCGCAACGGCGGGAGGGCCGCATGA